The Patescibacteria group bacterium genome segment GAATGAAACAAATATAAGTGCTATAGCCACCACCCGTCATTTTGTAAATAGACAGTAAATTAGCACTCGCTGCTACGATTCTATTAACAAAAGTTAACTTTAGCTCTTCTGTTCCTGCAGCTGAAAGATTTTCCAACATCGGTTGTGCATCGGTGCCAATTCCTTGATCAATTGCTATTATTTGTGTGAAATCGACAAAATCGTTATCACTACTTGCATTTAACATCCAAGGATAATAACCCTTAGAAGCATAATAACGATCAATCGCACTAATCAACTGCTCTGAATCTGATCGAGTACCGGTATCCCGACCTCGGTTGATTTGTTCAATCGGGTTAATGGCCGCCAAAACGGCTACAGCCAAAATACCCAAAACAGCAATAACAATTAACAACTCGATCATCGTAAAACCTCTAGGTAGATATTTTTTCATCTTTTCTCACCTCCTTTCTTTTAAAAGATAATTAATAATGCTTAAACTTAACAATCTTGCTGATTTAAAATTGAGAAGCAAGATTGTAAATCGGCATGATAACGGCAATAATCAAAAAGCCGACACCCACTCCTAATACAATCATGATAAGAGGCTCAATTGCGGCTGTCAATCCCTTAATTGCCATCTCGGCCTCTTGTTCGAAATAAGTAGAAACTTTTGTTAAAACCTCATCAATTTTGCCTGTCTCTTCACCCACAGCCACCATCTGAGATAAGATCGGGGGAAAGATTTCTTCTTGACTCAAAGCACTGGCCAAAGAAATTCCTTTTTCCACTTTTTCCGTTACTTTTTCTAATGAATGCTGATAAAGAGGGCTAGAAAAAGCCTTCATCGTAATCTTTAGAGCATCAACAATTAAAACACCGGCTCCCACTAACAAGCTTAAAGTCCGGGTAAATTCAGTTAACATGGTTTCCTGTCTCAACTTGCCGATAATCGGCAAACGAAAGGTAAGATTATCAATCATTCCTCTAAATTGAGGGTAACGATTAAGGATTCTCAAACCAAAAACAGAACCAGCCAAAAGAGCCAAAGCTAAATACCAAAATTTAGTAAAAAAAGTAGAGATGTTTAACAATATCTTGGTGGCGATTGGCAAATCAGCCTGAAATTCTTCATAGATCGTCATCATTCTTGGCAAGACAAAGATAATCATAATCATCCCAACACCACCCATAGCTAGAATAATAATCGCCGGATAGATCATCGCGTTTTTAATCTTACCCTGAAATTCTCTTTTCTTTTCTAAGTTATCAGCTAAACGCGCCAAAACCTTGTCCAAAGAGCCAACCGCCTCACCAGCGTTAATCAGGGCCACGTAAACCTGATCAAAAACCTGGGGATGTTTCCCCATGGCCTTAGCCAAAGTACCACCACTCTCTACTTCCCGCCTAATCTCCGCTACCACTTTAGCCATTGACGGCTTTGCCTGTTTCTCCAGAATGTCAAGAGCAACCGTTAATTGGAGTCCAGCGGTGGCCATTGTCGACAACTGACGGGTAAAATTCACTAAATCCGTGATGCTTATTCGACTAAAGAGAGGACCCGCTTGAGCGGTTAAACTTTTGCGAAAAGGAGCAATTGAAATAACGAGAAAGCCTTTTTCTTGAAGAATTTTGGCAGCCTGTCGTTCATCCCTCGCCTCAACAACGCCACTAACTTCTTTATCTTCTTTGTTTTTGGCCCGGTAATTAAACTTTTTCATCAACGTCCTTTGACCGATTTCATTAGCTCTTCTGGACGAAAGGCGTAATTCCTGGCAACATCAAGACTAATTTTGCCTTCTTTAACCAGCCTTGACAAATCCATTTCCAACACCTTCATCCCAACTTCGACTGAAGTCTGAATAATATTATCAATCATATGAGTTTTGCCTTCTCTAATCACGGTTCTGATAGCCGGTGTGGCCACTAGCACCTCGGTCGCCGGAATTCTGCCTCCTTCTAAAGAAGGCAGTAATCTTTGAGAAACGATCGCCTCAAGGGTCGCTGAAAGCTGCATCCTAACTTGTTCTTGTTGATGCTCGGGAAAAACATCAATGATTCGGTCAATTGATTGGGCGGCTGAATTAGTATGAAGAGTTGAGAAAACCAAATGACCGGTCTCGGCAATGGTCAAAGCCATACCCATCGTCTCTAAGTCTCTCATTTCGCCAATCATAACTACATTAGGATCTTCTCGTAAACAAGAACGCAAGGCGATTGACCAGGAATGAGTATCATCTCTCAATTCTCTTTGAGAAACAATCGACTTCTGATGTTTAAAAACATATTCAATCGGATCCTCAATCGTAATAATATGTTCACTCCGATTAAGATTAATCTCCTCAATAATCGAAGCTAAGGTGGTTGATTTACCATGACCCGTCGGGCCAACTACCAGGATAAAACCTTGCTTTAACTTGGTAAAAGCATGACAAATATCAGGAAGGTTAAGTTCATCGATGGTCGGAACTTCCATCGAAATAAGACGAAGAGCGGCGGCCAATTCACCTTTTTGATAGTAGGCATTAACTCGAAAACGACCCCGGTCACCAAAAGCAAAAGAAAAGTCTAGTTCTTTGTTAACTAATAAAATCTCCTTTTGTTCTTCGCTAACCAAACTGAAAATTAACTGCTCGGCCACTTCCTTACTTAACGGTTCTAAGCCAGTAATCGGCGACAAAACACCATGAATCCTAAGCATCGGCGGCACCTTGGTAATCAGATGGAGATCCGAAGCTCCCTTATTAAACGTAATTTCTAATAGCTTTTCAATTTCCATAAATAATTTAATCCTCAGCGACCCTGAGAACCTCTTCTATCGTAGTAATTCCCTCTAAGACTTTCAAGTAGCCATCTTGTTTCATGGTAATCATTTCTTCTTGAATAGCCTGTTTTTCAATATCCGAAGCTGAAGCCTTTTCCATCGTCAGTCTGCCAATTTTCTCAGTTACTGGCATCACCTCAAAAATCCCAACCCTACCTAGATAACCAGTATTATTACACTTAGGGCATTTTTTACCCCGATATAATTTAGGATTATCACCAGATTGATAAAGATTGCCTAGTATCGTTTTAAAATCAGCTATCACTTCGGCTGGCGCTGGATATTCTTCTTGACAATCAGGACAAATTTTCCTAACCACTCGCTGAGCTACCACACAAGTCATGGCTGAAGCCAATAAAAATGGTTCAGCTCCCAGATCAATTAATCGAGGAATAGCACCAGCCGAATCATTAGTATGGAGAGTCGAAAAGACGAGATGACCAGTTAAGGCAGCTTGAACAGCCAAACCAGTTGTTTCTTTATCTCGAATCTCACCGACCATAATAATGTCCGGATCTTGACGAACAAAAGATCGCAAGCCATTAGCAAAAGTCAAACCAGCGGCGGGATTAACTTGAACCTGATTAACTCCTGGGATTTCATATTCAACCGGATCTTCTAAAGTAATGATGTTAACCTTAGACGTATTGATTTTAGATATAGCGGAATAAAGAGTGGTGGTTTTGCCTGAACCAGTTGGACCACAAACAACAATAATTCCATGAGGTCGAAGAACGGCCTCTTGAAGACTTTTTAAAGCCATTCCCCTTAAACCTAATTCGGTTAAACTAAGAGCTCCACCGCTCTTTTTTAACAACCGCATGACAATCTTTTCCCCATGAACCGTCGGTAAACAGGAAACTCGAAGATCAACTTCCTGACCATTGGCTTTAAAAGAAAAACGACCGTCCTGGGGTAAACGCTTCTCATCAATCTTCATGCCACAAAGGATTTTAATTCGAGAAATTAAACCCTCATGAACGTTTTTTGGTAAAACTAGTTTTTCGTGCATAATACCGTCAATTCGATATCTAATTCTGGTTTTTTCTTCTTCTGGCTCAATGTGAATATCAGAAGCTCTGCCTTTGACCGCGAATTCCAAAAGAGTAGAAACAATCTTGGCAATTGGCGCTTCTCGAATAATTTCGCCTAATTTAGTCAAATCAACTGGGACGCTTTTAACCGGCGCACCTGTTTCCTTAAGAGCTGCTTTGACTTCAGTTGACAAACTCTCCTTGTAATTAATGGCAATCGCCTTGTTAATTTCTTCAGACGTTGACATATAGGGCTTAACTTTGGCTTTTGATTTCCGGGCCACAAATTCAATGGCCTGAAGATCCATGGGGTCAGCCATGGCCAAGGAAAGCTGATTATTAACAGTATCGTAAGCAAAAGGCAAAACCGAATAACGCTCGGCGACGGCCCGGGGGAGCCTACCTAAGGCTTCTGGCGAAGCGGCCGTTTCATCTAAATTAACAAAGGGAATATTGCGAACTTGAGCTTCAGCTTTGGCAACTTGTTCTAAGGAAGCATAATTAGTTTCTAAAAGCAGCTCTTTAATCGCTTTGCCGGTATTAGCCTGTTCGATTTTTATTTTCTCTACTTGTTCTGAAGAAAGAATCTTTTGGCTAAGCAAAACATCTAAAAAACCAGAACCATCTTCTTCTTGAGGATCAGTTTGGACACTCTGTTGCTGTTGGGCAGGTTCAGCCATGCTTCTATGTTATCTTGTTTTCTGCTAAAATGTCAAACTAACAAGCATGTTTGTTTCTCAATTAATCGCGGGCGGGCTTTTGGAAGAAAGAATCAAAAAGGTTCAGCAATTGCTTCAGCCCCATTTCAACCAGCCAATTGATTTAGATAAACCCCCTTTTGACCTGTTGGTGATTAGACCAGTCGATTCGATTGGTATCGACGAAATAAGAAAATTAAAAAGATTTCTTAGCCGCCGGCCTTATCAAGCCGAAATTAAAGCTGGTTTGATTACCGAAGCCGAGAAATTAACCTTACCAGCCCAAAATTCCCTTTTAAAAACTCTTGAAGAACCACCAGAAAATTCTTTGGTTATTCTTCTGGCTAGTCAGCCAGCTAATCTTTTGCCAACCATTATTTCGCGAGTGAAAATCACTCGTCTTCCCACTAAAAGTCAAATTAGTCTTTCTCCAGAAGAAATTAACCAATTGACGGAAACTTTAAAGCAAATCTTAAACCTTGAAATAGGGGAGAGGCTTAAGCTAAGTTTGACTTTAGTCAAGAATAAAGATCAAGCTCTCCAATTAACAGAAAATTTTCTTTTCCTTTGGCGCCAGATTTTAAGAGATAAGGCAGGTTTAAATCAAAAACAAACCAAATCTTTAAACCAGCTAAACTTAAAACAAATTGAAAAGGCCTTAAAAAACACAGAGCAAGTCAGAAAAATGCTGGTCGCCAATGTTAATTTTCACCTGGCAATTGAGAGTCTTTTTCTCTCTTATCCCCGTTTAAACTAAGGCTTAATTTTGTCCAAATTAGGTTTGCATCAACCTCTGAAAACTGATAAAATAGAGTTATTAAGGTAGGGGTTACAAACTTCCTTTTCTCCCTGCCAATTTTATGTCTATCAGACAAATGCTAAAGTCAAAAACTAAAGCCAAAAACAATAATATTCTTTCCACCTATACTTCGGCCCAAATCAAAGTCCTTGAGGGTTTAGAACCAGTCAGAAAGCGCCCAGGGATGTATATTGGCTCGACTGACAAAAAAGGCTTTCATCATCTGATCACCGAAGTCGTCGACAACTCGATTGATGAATCTCTAGTTGGTTTTGCCAAGAACATTAAAGTTGTTTTAAAGAAAGACGGTAGTGCTCAAATCCGAGATGACGGCCGGGGGATTCCGGTTGATAAACACAAATCAGGTCTTTCCGGTTTGGAAGTAGCCATGACCAAACTCCATGCTGGGGCCAAATTTGACGAAGGGGTTTATAAAGCCTCGGGTGGTCTCCATGGTGTCGGTGTCTCCGTGGTTAACGCTCTTTCTCAATGGCTTAAAGTTGAGGTTCACCGTGACGGCCACGCCTATGCTCAAGAATATAAACGAGGCAAACCGACTACCCGACTAGAGAAAATAGGTAAAGCCAAAGATACAGGAACAATCACCACCTTTATCCCTGATAAAAAAGTTTTTAAAGACATTGAATTTGATTATCAGTTAATTGAGCAGACTATTAGAGAAAGAGCTTATCTGATTCCTGGAATTAAATTCCATTTAGAAGATGAACGACAAAATATCAAGAAAGATTTTTACTTTGAAGGTGGAATTAGCTCCCTGGTTAAACACCTTAATCATAGTAAAAAAACAATTCATAACGTCATTTTTATTAAAGGCGAAGATGATGGTATGGCTATGGAAGCGGCGATTCAGTACAACGATGGTTATTCTGAAAACATCCAGTCTTTTGTTAATGTCATCAACACTCGAGATGGCGGCACTCACCTGACCGGTTTCAAAATGGCTTTAACTAGAGCCATTAACGATTACGCCAAGAAAATTGGAGCTATCAAAGAAAACAACGGCTTTATCGGTAATGACACCCTTGAAGGCTTAACCGCCGTTGTTGCTGTCAAAATTTCGATCAACAAAATTCAATTTGAATCCCAAACTAAAGCCAAACTCAATAACCCTGAAGCCCAGGGTTTAGTCGCCACCTTTATCAAAGGAGGCCTGGATACTTTTTTCGAAGAACATCCGGCTGATGGTCGGAGGATCATTGAAAAGATCGCCCTGGCGGCCCGAGCCAGATTAGCGGCCAGAGCCGCTAAAGAAGCGGTGATCAAAAAAGGCGAGTTAACCGGCTTAGGTTTACCCGGTAAACTAGCTGATTGTCAAGAAAGAGATCCCAGTCATTCTGAACTCTACATTGTTGAGGGTCCTTCAGCTGGTGGTTCGGCCAAGCAGGGGAGAGACCGACGCTTTCAGGCGATTCTACCTTTAGGGGGAAAAATCCTTAATACCGAAAGAGCTCATTTAGACAAAATTATTAAATTTGAAGAGCTTAAAGATTTAATTATTGCCCTCGGCATGGGAATAGGCGAAACGATTGACATTAAAAAGATTCGTTACCAAAGAATCATTATTATGTGTGATGCTGATGTTGACGGCCAACACATTGCTACCCTTCTTCTGACTTTCTTTTTCCGCCACCTGCCTTCAATCATTGAAAAAGGTTATCTTTACATTGCCATGCCGCCTTTGTATCGCGTCCAGATTGGCAAAGAGTCTTTCTATGTTTATAATGAAGAGGGAAAGGATGAAGTGATTGCTGAACACGGTCAAGGCAAACAAAAAATTAGCGTCCAAAGGTTTAAAGGTTTGGGAGAAATGAACCCTAAGCAACTTTGGGAAACAACCATGAATCCAGACAAAAGAATTTTAAAGAAAGTAATGATTGAAGATACTCAACGAACCGATCAAGTCTTTACGACTTTAATGGGATCAGACGTCCCACCCAGAAAAAGATTTATTCAAACAAGAGCAAAAATGGCTAATCTAGATATTTAATATTTATAATTATTCAAATCATATTTAAGGAGAAAAATGACTAATCAAAAACACAATCTTTTTCATCTCGTCTCAATTGGCGACAATCTGCCAAACGAAATAAACTGCCTGGTGGAAATCCCTAAAGGCGGGACTAATAAATATGAATATAACCATCACCACGGTTATTTTCACCTTGACCGGGTTCTTTATGAAGCCGTCTATTATCCGGCTGAATACGGCATCATTCCTCAAACCTGGAATGACAAAGACAAGGATCCCCTTGACATCATGATTTTGTCAAGCTTTTCCACCTTTCCTGGTTGTGTGATTAAATGCCGCCCGATTGGCGTCATTCGAATCGAAGATACCGGTGAACAAGATGATAAAATCATCGCCGTTCCGGTCGACGACCCTCGTTTCTCGCAAATCAAAGAGCTAAAAAATCTCCCATCTCACTCAAAAAAAGAAATTGAGAACTTCTGGGAGAATTATGCCGAACTCCAACCAGATAAAAAAATCAAAATTGAGGGTTGGGGTGAAAGAAAAGCGGCTCGGGCTCTAATTAAACAAGCCGCGGCTAATTACCAAAAAAAATTCCCAATATAAGAAACATTAAGAATTAAAAAATGGCAAGCAAAATAGGTAAAGTTAAGCCGGTTGAAATAACGGATGAAATGCAGAAGTCCTATTTGGACTATGCCATGAGCGTTATTGTTTCCCGAGCTCTGCCTGATATCCGTGATGGTCTGAAACCGGTTCATCGTCGAATTCTCTTTGCTATGAGCGGCATGGGATTAAGCCATACCGCCAAACACACTAAGTCCGCTAAGATTGTCGGTGAAACCATGGGGAAATATCATCCCCATGGTGATATGGCTATCTATGATTCTTTGGTCCGTCTTGCCCAAGATTTCTCGATGCGTTATCCCTTAATTGACGGCCAAGGTAATTTCGGTTCAGTTGATGGTGATCCACCGGCAGCAATGCGTTATACCGAGGCGAGAATGAGTAAAATCAGCGTCGAAATGCTGACGGACATTGAAAAAAATACAGTTGATTATGTTGACAACTTTGACGGCTCTCTTCAAGAACCAGTTTTTCTCCCCGCTAAAGTTCCAAACCTTCTTTTAATGGGAGCTGATGGTATTGCCGTTGGCATGGCCACTAAAATCCCACCTCACAATCTTAACGAAGTAGTTAATGGTCTTTTATTTCTGATTGATAATGGCAAAGTTATCCTTCCAGAAAGCAAAAAAACAACCAAAGAAAAAGAGACATTTGAAATCAAGAAAATCCAATTAGAGGTACTTGAAGAAATTAAAGAAAACAATAAAATTCCGGCTCTCCAAGCCAGTTTTGAATCAGAAGTTACCATCGAAGAGTTGATGAAAGACATCAAAGGACCTGATTTTCCCACCGGTGCTCTGATTTTTGACAAGGACCAAATCCTCCAAGCTTATTCTACGGGCAAAGGTAAAATTTTAATGAGAGCCGAAGCCGAAATTGAAGAGACGAGGGGAGGCAAATTCCGAATTATTGTTAGCCAAATCCCTTTTCAGGTCAACAAAGCCCAGTTAGTCGTCAAAATCGCTCAATTAGTAAAAGATAAAAAGATTAAGGGCGTCAGTACTTTAAGAGATGAGTCTGATCGCCAAGGAATGAGAATTGTCATCGAGTTAAAAAAGAGCGCCAAACCAAAAGTCGTTCTCAACTCTCTTTATAAACACACCCCGATGCAAACCAGTTATCCTGTTAACATGGTTGCCCTGGTTGATGGTGTTCCCCAAACCCTAACCTTAAAACAGATCCTGACGGAATTTGTTAAACACCGTCAGCAAATTGCGACCCGGAGAAGTATTTTTGAATTAGAAGCTGCCAAGAACAGAGCCCACATTCTCGAAGGTCTAAAAATCGCTCTTGATAATCTCGATGCCGTCATTACCACCATCAAAAAATCAAGAACCGTTGAAAACGCCAGAACAAACTTAATGAAGAAATTCAAGCTTACAGAAATTCAGGCCAACGCCATTTTGGAAATGCAACTCCGTCGCCTGGCTGCCCTGGAAAGGAAGAAGATTGAAGATGAATATAAGGAAATCGGTAAATTAATTATTTATCTCACTGACGTCCTGACTCATCCTGAAAAAATTATTACCATTATTAAAAAAGAATTGAATGAAGTCAAACAAAAATATGGTGATCCCAGAAGAACAAAAATCTATCGTCAAGAGGTAGAAAGTTTTTCTGAAGAGGATCTGATTGCTAAAGAAAAATGTCTGATCACCGTTACCAAAACTGGCTACATTAAACGCTTACCAGTAATCACTTACCGTTCCCAGAGACGCGGCGGTAAAGGCGTTACCGGCATGACTACTAAAGAAGCGGATGAAATCAGCTACTTCATGACCGGTGAAACCCATGACCAAGTTTTGTTTTTCACTAATAAAGGCAGAGTCTATGCTATTAGGGCTTGGGAAATTCCTGAAGGTTTAAGAACTGCCAAAGGCCAAGCCGTTATCAACCTGATTAACATTGAACAAGGCGAAGATGTCCAGTCCGTCCTCAACCTGCCTAGCGGCTCAACCAAAAACAAATATCGTTATCTGATTATGGCGACTAAAAAAGGAACGGTGAAAAAGACTTCTCTAAGAAATTTCAAGAAGATCCGTTCCTCTGGTTTAATTGCCATTAAACTTAATCGAGGCGATGAGCTTTGCTGGGTCAAACCAACCACCGGCAAAGATCAAGTTCTATTAGTTACCCGTAAAGGCAAATCAATTCGTTTCAATGAAGCCGATGCTCGCCCTATGGGTAGAGACACGATTGGTGTTAGGGGAATCTTGCTTAAAGAGGATGACCAAGTAGTCGCTATGGAAGTCTTTCCCGCCAAAGCCAAAAAACCTAAAGACCGGCGTTTAAAACATTTTCGAGATGTTTTGGTAGTTATGGAAAAGGGATTAGGCAAGCGCACCAATATTCGCTATCATCCTATTCAAAAACGAGGTGGGGTTGGTGTCAAGGCTGCCAATGTGACGGAAAAAACAGGTAAAATTGTCAGTTATCAATTAGTCACTCAAAAAGACAAACAAGTGATACTCTCCAGTAAAAGGGGTCAGGTCATCAAATTACCCTTAAAAAATATTCCTCAATTGGGCCGGAGTACCCAAGGAGTGATTCTGATGCGTTTTTCCAAACCCGGTGACTCGGTAGCAGCGATGACTTGTTTGAAAAAATAATTAATAATATAATAATTGATAATATAAAATAGTATATTAAGAAAAACAAAAATGGATTTGAAAAAAAAATTCAACTGGAATGAATTTCTTAAAACTCCTTACGCCACGATTGTTGGTTCGGTTTTAGCCATTTTCTTAATTGCCTTTCTTTTTTTTCGTTTTGTTGGCCCAATCCCAGTTTCAGTCACCCAAACCACGGTTGAGAAAACGGCCACTTTTGATGTTTCGGATGAAGGTAAAACAACCGCCATTCCGGATACCGCCACCGTCAATTTAGGTATTGAAATTCAAAAAACCACTGTCCAGGAAGCCCAAAAAGAAGCCAATGAGAAAATAAACAGCATTACTAATGAATTAAAAAAGATTGGGGTTAAAGAAGAACTAATCAAAACCATCAACTATAATCTCTATCCCAACTATGATTATCAGTCTGGTCAAAGGATTATTGGCTACATCATTGACATTACCCTGGAAGTCAAGGTCAAGGATTTTGACAAAATCAACCAGGTGATTGACACCGCCACTCGTCTTGGTGCCAACCAAATCGGTCAACTAGATTTCACCATTGACGACCAAAGATTAGAAGAATTAAAAATGGAAGCCAGAAAAGAAGCCATTGAAAAAGCTAAGAAAAAAGCCATTGAGATTGCCAGAGCTGGAGGATTGAAACTGGGTCGAATCGTAAACATCAGTGAGAACACAACCTCGCCTATTCTTCCCCTTTATAAAAGCGAAAGTATTGGTCTTGGCGGAACAGAAGAAGCGACAGTGCCTACCCAAATTCAACCAGGTGAATCAGAAATCTCAATCACTGTCACCTTGAGCTACGAGACTCTTTAATTAAAAAATTTAAGAAACAATAAAAAAACTGCCCAAAAGGCAGTTTTTCATGACAAAAGAATCTAAATCAGAAGGGTCGGGGATTGGCAAAGAATTAGAACCAACTTCTCCCCACCTAGAATTTTACATTGCTGGCGATTTTGAACAAAGAGAGCAGATAAGAGAAATTATGGCGGAAATTGAAGGCATAGGTCACCGAATAATCTATGATTGGACGGATCATTTACCAATCCAGCCTTATGAAGAAAATAAAGAGCTAGCAACCAAATATGCTAAAGAAGATCATCAAGCTGCGGCTAATTGCGATGTCTTTGTTCTTTTTCCTGGTGAAATTGGAGGCACAACCCGTTTTTCAGAATTAGGCATGGCCATTAACTCAAGAAAAGTTAAAAGAATTTTCGTGGTCGGTCCTGGCGAAAACCGCTCAGTCAGTTTTTTTGATCCAAAAGTAGAAAGACTTAAATCACCAGAAGAATTAATAGAAATCATTTCTTCAATGAAAATAGAAGAACCTCTTCTGACAGAGCGTCAATTAGAAGTTTTAAAACTAGTTGCTCAAGGACTAACTAATAAAGAAATCGCTGATAAGTTAGGAATTAGCCTTTATACAGTCAAATCACATCTATATAGTGAAGAATCTCCTTGTGGTATTTGTGAGAGATTAGGAATTCAGGGTGTAGAAGCAAGAGGAAGAGACAGAACGAGAGTCGTAATCGAAGCCCTTAGAAGAAAGGTTATTAGTCTTGACGAAATAACTATCTCCCCTTACCATGAAACATTTCATGAACATTCCGTAGTTGACGATTGGTAACATGAGTATAGATTTGAGTCGTCTGGATGTTTTTATGACCCAACATTTCCTGAACCGCCCTAATATCCGCTCCAGCAATTAATAAATCAGTGGCAAACGAATGGCGAATGACATGAGGAGTGACTTTCACCGGTAATTTTGCCTTTCGAGAATATTTATCAACGATTCTTTGAACTGAACGCGCCGTTAATCTCATCTTCTCACCACTCTCCTCAACTTTCTGACTGCCTCCAAGTCTAATAAAAAGAGGCTTCCAACTATCTTCCCGATTATCAAGGTACTTTTTTAACCATTT includes the following:
- a CDS encoding DNA gyrase subunit A, which translates into the protein MASKIGKVKPVEITDEMQKSYLDYAMSVIVSRALPDIRDGLKPVHRRILFAMSGMGLSHTAKHTKSAKIVGETMGKYHPHGDMAIYDSLVRLAQDFSMRYPLIDGQGNFGSVDGDPPAAMRYTEARMSKISVEMLTDIEKNTVDYVDNFDGSLQEPVFLPAKVPNLLLMGADGIAVGMATKIPPHNLNEVVNGLLFLIDNGKVILPESKKTTKEKETFEIKKIQLEVLEEIKENNKIPALQASFESEVTIEELMKDIKGPDFPTGALIFDKDQILQAYSTGKGKILMRAEAEIEETRGGKFRIIVSQIPFQVNKAQLVVKIAQLVKDKKIKGVSTLRDESDRQGMRIVIELKKSAKPKVVLNSLYKHTPMQTSYPVNMVALVDGVPQTLTLKQILTEFVKHRQQIATRRSIFELEAAKNRAHILEGLKIALDNLDAVITTIKKSRTVENARTNLMKKFKLTEIQANAILEMQLRRLAALERKKIEDEYKEIGKLIIYLTDVLTHPEKIITIIKKELNEVKQKYGDPRRTKIYRQEVESFSEEDLIAKEKCLITVTKTGYIKRLPVITYRSQRRGGKGVTGMTTKEADEISYFMTGETHDQVLFFTNKGRVYAIRAWEIPEGLRTAKGQAVINLINIEQGEDVQSVLNLPSGSTKNKYRYLIMATKKGTVKKTSLRNFKKIRSSGLIAIKLNRGDELCWVKPTTGKDQVLLVTRKGKSIRFNEADARPMGRDTIGVRGILLKEDDQVVAMEVFPAKAKKPKDRRLKHFRDVLVVMEKGLGKRTNIRYHPIQKRGGVGVKAANVTEKTGKIVSYQLVTQKDKQVILSSKRGQVIKLPLKNIPQLGRSTQGVILMRFSKPGDSVAAMTCLKK
- a CDS encoding SIMPL domain-containing protein (The SIMPL domain is named for its presence in mouse protein SIMPL (signalling molecule that associates with mouse pelle-like kinase). Bacterial member BP26, from Brucella, was shown to assemble into a channel-like structure, while YggE from E. coli has been associated with resistance to oxidative stress.), producing MDLKKKFNWNEFLKTPYATIVGSVLAIFLIAFLFFRFVGPIPVSVTQTTVEKTATFDVSDEGKTTAIPDTATVNLGIEIQKTTVQEAQKEANEKINSITNELKKIGVKEELIKTINYNLYPNYDYQSGQRIIGYIIDITLEVKVKDFDKINQVIDTATRLGANQIGQLDFTIDDQRLEELKMEARKEAIEKAKKKAIEIARAGGLKLGRIVNISENTTSPILPLYKSESIGLGGTEEATVPTQIQPGESEISITVTLSYETL
- a CDS encoding LuxR C-terminal-related transcriptional regulator, whose translation is MTKESKSEGSGIGKELEPTSPHLEFYIAGDFEQREQIREIMAEIEGIGHRIIYDWTDHLPIQPYEENKELATKYAKEDHQAAANCDVFVLFPGEIGGTTRFSELGMAINSRKVKRIFVVGPGENRSVSFFDPKVERLKSPEELIEIISSMKIEEPLLTERQLEVLKLVAQGLTNKEIADKLGISLYTVKSHLYSEESPCGICERLGIQGVEARGRDRTRVVIEALRRKVISLDEITISPYHETFHEHSVVDDW